In one Choloepus didactylus isolate mChoDid1 chromosome 1, mChoDid1.pri, whole genome shotgun sequence genomic region, the following are encoded:
- the TRAK1 gene encoding trafficking kinesin-binding protein 1 isoform X12 has protein sequence MSLRGPGGEEECFECDCQNEETKPTEEQQHEILDLLEEVLCAERVGQMTKTYNDIDAVTRLLEEKERDLELAARIGQSLLKKNKTLTERNELLEEQVEHIREEVSQLRHELSMKDELLQFYTSAAEESEPESVCSTPLKRNESSSSVQNYFHLDSLQKKLKDLEEENVVLRSEACQLKTETITYEEKEQQLVNDCVKELRDANVQIATISEELAKKTEDAARQQEEITHLLSQIVDLQKKAKACTVENEELVQHLGAAKDAQRQLTAELRELEDKYAECMEMLHEAQEELKNLRNKTVPNTTSRRYHSLGLFPLDSLAAEIEGTMRKELQMEEPESPDVTHQKRVFETVRNINQVVKQRSLTPSSMNIPGSNQSSAMNSLLSSCISTPRSSFYGSDVSNVVLDNKTNSLILETESTDPGNDDRTKKPGTPGTPGSHDLETALRRLSLRRENYLSERRFFEEEQERKLRELAEKGELLSGSLTPTESVMSLGTHSRFSELTGFSGFSGMSFSSRSYLPEKLQIVKPLEGSATLHHWQQLAQPHLGGILDPRPGVVTKGFRTLDVDLDEVYCLNDLEEDDTGGHIPLPGLATSTPAQHPETSGERSRAHVTVSGSRSFPSPPQAFLEEMQKPPAATEEEEEEGSGEGTTISPVNTAPVPEAQFWAILTPVPGIIHSSSLSVASARLCG, from the exons TTTTATGTGCTGAAAGAGTTGGCCAGATGACTAAAACATATAATGACATAGATGCTGTTACTCGTCTTCTTGAGGAG AAAGAACGGGATTTAGAATTGGCTGCTCGGATTGGCCAGTCGTTGTTGAAGAAGAACAAAACGCTAACTGAGAGGAACGAGCTGCTGGAGGAGCAAGTGGAGCACatcagggaggag GTGTCTCAGCTCCGACATGAGCTGTCCATGAAGGACGAGCTGCTTCAGTTCTACACCAGTGCTGCAGAGGAGAGCGAGCCCGAGTCCGTTTGCTCAACCCC GTTGAAGAGGAATGAGTCGTCCTCCTCAGTCCAGAATTACTTTCATTTGGATTCTCTTCAGAAGAAGCTGAAGGACCTCGAAGAGGAGAACGTTGTACTTCGATCAGAG GCCTGCCAGCTGAAGACGGAGACTATCACCTAcgaagagaaggagcagcagcTGGTCAACGACTGCGTGAAGGAGCTGA GGGATGCCAATGTCCAGATTGCCACTATCTCCGAGGAATTGGCCAAGAAGACTGAAGATGCTGCCCGCCAGCAAGAGGAGATCACACACCTGCTCTCACAAATAGTTGATCTGCAGAAGAAAGCAAAAGCT TGCACGGTGGAGAATGAAGAGCTCGTCCAGCACCTGGGAGCCGCTAAGGATGCCCAGCGGCAGCTCACGGCCGAG CTGCGTGAGCTGGAGGACAAGTATGCAGAGTGCATGGAGATGCTTCATGAGGCACAGGAGGAGCTGAAGAACCTGCGGAACAAAACTGTGCCGAACACCACGTCCCGGCGCTACCattctctgggcctgtttccctTG GACTCCTTGGCAGCGGAGATCGAGGGGACAATGCGCAAGGAGCTGCAGATGGAAGAGCCTGAGTCTCCAGATGTCAC CCACCAGAAGCGAGTCTTTGAGACTGTGAGAAACATCAACCAAGTGGTCAAGCAGAGGTCTCTGACCCCTTCCTCCATGAATATCCCCGGCTCCAACCAGTCCTCGGCCATGAACTCCCTCCTCTCCAGCTGCATCAGCACCCCCAGGTCCAGCTTCTACGGGAGCGATGTCAGCAATGTCGTCCTCGACAACAAGACTAACAGTCTCATCCTGGAGACAGAGTCGACTGATCCAGG AAATGACGACCGGACTAAGAAGCCGGGGACACCGGGCACCCCCGGCTCCCACGACCTGGAGACGGCGTTGAGGCGGCTGTCCCTCCGGCGGGAGAATTACCTCTCGGAGAGGAGGTTCTTTGAGGAGGAGCAGGAACGGAAGCTCAGGGAGCTGGCGGAGAAGGGCGAGCTGCTCAGCGGCTCCCTGACGCCCACGGAGAGCGTCATGTCCCTCGGCACGCACTCCCGCTTCTCCGAGCTCACCGGCTTCTCCGGCTTCTCTGGCATGTCCTTCAGCAGCCGCTCCTACTTGCCCGAGAAGCTCCAGATTGTGAAGCCACTGGAAG GTTCTGCCACCCTTCACCACTGGCAGCAGTTGGCCCAGCCTCACCTTGGGGGCATCCTGGACCCCCGGCCCGGTGTGGTCACCAAGGGCTTCCGGACCCTGGACGTTGACCTGGATGAAGTGTACTGCCTGAACGACTTAGAAGAAGACGACACAGGTGGCCACATTCCCCTCCCAGGCCTAGCTACCTCCACGCCAGCTCAGCACCCAGAGACCTCAGGTGAGAGGTCCCGAGCACATGTGACTGTCTCAGGCAGCAGAAGTTTCCCAAGCCCGCCTCAGGCTTTCCTAGAGGAGATGCAGAAGCCACCAGCGGCcacggaggaggaggaggaggaggggtctGGTGAGGGCACCACGATAAGTCCTGTCAACACGGCACCTGTACCAGAGGCACAGTTCTGGGCCATTCTCACCCCCGTTCCGGGCATCATCCATAGTAGCTCTCTGTCTGTAGCTTCTGCTCGTCTGTGTGGGTGA
- the TRAK1 gene encoding trafficking kinesin-binding protein 1 isoform X13 — protein sequence MTKTYNDIDAVTRLLEEKERDLELAARIGQSLLKKNKTLTERNELLEEQVEHIREEVSQLRHELSMKDELLQFYTSAAEESEPESVCSTPLKRNESSSSVQNYFHLDSLQKKLKDLEEENVVLRSEACQLKTETITYEEKEQQLVNDCVKELRDANVQIATISEELAKKTEDAARQQEEITHLLSQIVDLQKKAKACTVENEELVQHLGAAKDAQRQLTAELRELEDKYAECMEMLHEAQEELKNLRNKTVPNTTSRRYHSLGLFPLDSLAAEIEGTMRKELQMEEPESPDVTHQKRVFETVRNINQVVKQRSLTPSSMNIPGSNQSSAMNSLLSSCISTPRSSFYGSDVSNVVLDNKTNSLILETESTDPGNDDRTKKPGTPGTPGSHDLETALRRLSLRRENYLSERRFFEEEQERKLRELAEKGELLSGSLTPTESVMSLGTHSRFSELTGFSGFSGMSFSSRSYLPEKLQIVKPLEGDHRGPRPLSVVLSDSLWSLIHHRKAGSLCNAYSFFFRDSHPRCWFEFL from the exons ATGACTAAAACATATAATGACATAGATGCTGTTACTCGTCTTCTTGAGGAG AAAGAACGGGATTTAGAATTGGCTGCTCGGATTGGCCAGTCGTTGTTGAAGAAGAACAAAACGCTAACTGAGAGGAACGAGCTGCTGGAGGAGCAAGTGGAGCACatcagggaggag GTGTCTCAGCTCCGACATGAGCTGTCCATGAAGGACGAGCTGCTTCAGTTCTACACCAGTGCTGCAGAGGAGAGCGAGCCCGAGTCCGTTTGCTCAACCCC GTTGAAGAGGAATGAGTCGTCCTCCTCAGTCCAGAATTACTTTCATTTGGATTCTCTTCAGAAGAAGCTGAAGGACCTCGAAGAGGAGAACGTTGTACTTCGATCAGAG GCCTGCCAGCTGAAGACGGAGACTATCACCTAcgaagagaaggagcagcagcTGGTCAACGACTGCGTGAAGGAGCTGA GGGATGCCAATGTCCAGATTGCCACTATCTCCGAGGAATTGGCCAAGAAGACTGAAGATGCTGCCCGCCAGCAAGAGGAGATCACACACCTGCTCTCACAAATAGTTGATCTGCAGAAGAAAGCAAAAGCT TGCACGGTGGAGAATGAAGAGCTCGTCCAGCACCTGGGAGCCGCTAAGGATGCCCAGCGGCAGCTCACGGCCGAG CTGCGTGAGCTGGAGGACAAGTATGCAGAGTGCATGGAGATGCTTCATGAGGCACAGGAGGAGCTGAAGAACCTGCGGAACAAAACTGTGCCGAACACCACGTCCCGGCGCTACCattctctgggcctgtttccctTG GACTCCTTGGCAGCGGAGATCGAGGGGACAATGCGCAAGGAGCTGCAGATGGAAGAGCCTGAGTCTCCAGATGTCAC CCACCAGAAGCGAGTCTTTGAGACTGTGAGAAACATCAACCAAGTGGTCAAGCAGAGGTCTCTGACCCCTTCCTCCATGAATATCCCCGGCTCCAACCAGTCCTCGGCCATGAACTCCCTCCTCTCCAGCTGCATCAGCACCCCCAGGTCCAGCTTCTACGGGAGCGATGTCAGCAATGTCGTCCTCGACAACAAGACTAACAGTCTCATCCTGGAGACAGAGTCGACTGATCCAGG AAATGACGACCGGACTAAGAAGCCGGGGACACCGGGCACCCCCGGCTCCCACGACCTGGAGACGGCGTTGAGGCGGCTGTCCCTCCGGCGGGAGAATTACCTCTCGGAGAGGAGGTTCTTTGAGGAGGAGCAGGAACGGAAGCTCAGGGAGCTGGCGGAGAAGGGCGAGCTGCTCAGCGGCTCCCTGACGCCCACGGAGAGCGTCATGTCCCTCGGCACGCACTCCCGCTTCTCCGAGCTCACCGGCTTCTCCGGCTTCTCTGGCATGTCCTTCAGCAGCCGCTCCTACTTGCCCGAGAAGCTCCAGATTGTGAAGCCACTGGAAGGTGATCACCGGGGGCCCCGGCCTCTCTCTGTCGTCCTCAGCGACTCCCTGTGGTCCCTCATCCACCACCGAAAAGCGGGGAGCCTCTGTAACGCCTACTCCTTTTTCTTCAGAGATAGTCACCCACGCTGCTGGTTTGAGTTCCTCTGA